A segment of the Oncorhynchus tshawytscha isolate Ot180627B linkage group LG06, Otsh_v2.0, whole genome shotgun sequence genome:
AGCTGATCCTTACACATTGGGAGATAATGGTGCTGTCCATCAAAGTGCTGGTCTTCTGCAATAGGATCATGGGAAATGGTGCCTTATTCTCAATGGCTTTTGTCCCCTTGGAGGATTTGACCAAGGCATCTTGGTCTGATACACATATCTGTGGCAGAGATGTGTGTGGCACTGGCATTCCCATGCACTCTGAATGTGCTAGTCGTGTTGTAAGGGATAGTTTACTTATGGGTAGTAAAATAGGCTTCACTAGACAGCTTGCTTTAGCCCTGTCCAATTCTTGTCTAACATGGGGTCTCCTTTCTTGGTCTCTCGGACGCTGCTCACCAGACTTTGATGTGTTGAAGGTCCTTGTATCTGTGCTGGTCCCAGGTTCCTCTTCATCCAGCGAACTACTGCTTTCCTCTACAGGCTCTTTTGCTGAAGCCAGGACAGGCCATAGATTGACACAGATTTTCACCACTCTATTATCTAATCTCTCATATGTATTGGAGACAGGACTTCGGATGTTTGTGGTTACTTCACAAGCCTTAAGTAAGTTTAAGGCAGTCTTCCTGGGTAGTACACATTTCACTGCTCCCACAACCATTGGATGAGGGTCAGGTGTTACCAATTTATCACCTATTTCTGGTCTTGTTGCCCTTGGCTTGTTCCTCCGGCCCATTCCTATGTCTACTTGTCTACAATTTGGCCTTAAATAAAAGTTCACAATGTAAACATGATGCTCTAATATTATGTAAGCAAAAGCTGTTTTTCTAAAACATTTGATACTAGTATAAGTATTAATCTACAAAGGAAAACACCAGGACATACCTGAGAAAGATATCAAAAATATAAAAGTAGCCTTTTCCCAATTCTATCCCCAAACAAGGAACAACAAGAAAGAACAGTAGGCTACTGACTGTTTAGCCGGATGGGACTGTCTGGGACTCTGGCTTGTAAATTGACTCTCTTGCCTCTGGAAGGGCAGTTAAACATTGCTGTTATGGAAACGTCTACAACCTGAACTTTACGAGACATGTTCAGATGTCATTGAAATAGAGCCTGCATGTATTTTTCGCtactaataaaaa
Coding sequences within it:
- the LOC112252147 gene encoding uncharacterized protein LOC112252147 isoform X2; amino-acid sequence: MGRRNKPRATRPEIGDKLVTPDPHPMVVGAVKCVLPRKTALNLLKACEVTTNIRSPVSNTYERLDNRVVKICVNLWPVLASAKEPVEESSSSLDEEEPGTSTDTRTFNTSKSGEQRPRDQERRPHVRQELDRAKASCLVKPILLPISKLSLTTRLAHSECMGMPVPHTSLPQICVSDQDALVKSSKGTKAIENKAPFPMILLQKTSTLMDSTIISQCSAQVHLPEISVSSIEGLLQRVTERVGRRERKRDETSGLTNPDHLLMAGALRNLREKRLQHRGDYSSEGAVRCPEVKPIGGQKGTTLVTENGMQNPASLCNKTKLPVILSMTKGSL
- the LOC112252147 gene encoding uncharacterized protein LOC112252147 isoform X1, with product MGRRNKPRATRPEIGDKLVTPDPHPMVVGAVKCVLPRKTALNLLKACEVTTNIRSPVSNTYERLDNRVVKICVNLWPVLASAKEPVEESSSSLDEEEPGTSTDTRTFNTSKSGEQRPRDQERRPHVRQELDRAKASCLVKPILLPISKLSLTTRLAHSECMGMPVPHTSLPQICVSDQDALVKSSKGTKAIENKAPFPMILLQKTSTLMDSTIISQCKSAQVHLPEISVSSIEGLLQRVTERVGRRERKRDETSGLTNPDHLLMAGALRNLREKRLQHRGDYSSEGAVRCPEVKPIGGQKGTTLVTENGMQNPASLCNKTKLPVILSMTKGSL